A portion of the Clostridium gelidum genome contains these proteins:
- a CDS encoding DUF3237 domain-containing protein: MITKLDAELIMELKVDCPERLEVGANDFGYLRAILITGGSFEGEKIRGEVVPGGADWNMGFGGDSVDNVTSARVFAKYLLKTDDGCYIAIENLGYKSRVKENSLVATTPSFHAPRGKYEWLNYGVYVGTLGPREDGVAGVQIKIYKML; the protein is encoded by the coding sequence ATGATCACAAAATTAGATGCTGAGCTAATTATGGAATTGAAGGTAGATTGTCCAGAAAGACTTGAAGTTGGAGCGAATGATTTTGGGTATCTTCGTGCAATTTTAATTACCGGAGGCAGTTTCGAAGGTGAAAAAATAAGAGGGGAAGTAGTGCCAGGCGGAGCTGATTGGAATATGGGATTTGGTGGAGACAGTGTTGACAACGTAACATCAGCAAGAGTGTTTGCAAAATACTTATTAAAGACTGATGATGGGTGTTATATCGCTATAGAAAATTTAGGATATAAGAGCAGAGTAAAAGAGAATTCATTAGTTGCAACAACGCCTTCTTTTCATGCGCCAAGAGGTAAATATGAATGGTTAAATTATGGCGTTTACGTAGGAACATTAGGTCCAAGAGAAGATGGAGTAGCTGGAGTTCAAATAAAAATTTATAAGATGTTATAA
- a CDS encoding alpha/beta hydrolase, with protein sequence MEFSYEEKLEMARQVRATNVVTTLITPEYEKNLDLVDCDERFIKTSEGESHVYIITPKENKDIYPLYINIHGGGFVRPYAKRDTVFCSKIAAHVGCKVIDIDYKLAPEHPFPEGLNECYAIVKWAFENAKKLNIDTENVILGGHSAGGNFTAAIALMANKSKDFKLKYQIIDYPFMDAVTDPEEKMLEGDLIPPDRARKFNALYVDNEEDKHNPLVSMVLATEEMLIGLPPALVITSAYDSLRAEAEKYAIMMAQAGVEVKVKRFLNSKHGFVINCQQEFEEGQNLIIKTLKQGFYNL encoded by the coding sequence ATGGAATTTTCTTATGAAGAAAAATTAGAAATGGCGAGACAAGTTAGAGCTACCAATGTAGTTACAACTTTGATTACACCAGAATACGAAAAAAATTTAGATCTAGTGGATTGTGATGAGAGATTCATAAAAACAAGTGAAGGAGAATCTCATGTTTACATAATAACACCAAAGGAAAATAAGGATATATATCCACTTTATATTAATATTCATGGAGGTGGATTTGTAAGACCATATGCTAAAAGAGATACAGTATTCTGCAGTAAGATTGCTGCACACGTAGGATGCAAAGTAATTGATATTGATTATAAGCTTGCACCAGAGCATCCATTTCCAGAAGGACTTAATGAGTGTTATGCTATTGTTAAATGGGCATTTGAAAATGCAAAGAAATTAAATATTGATACAGAAAATGTTATACTTGGTGGACATAGTGCAGGTGGTAACTTTACTGCAGCAATTGCACTAATGGCAAATAAAAGCAAGGATTTTAAATTAAAGTATCAAATAATAGATTATCCGTTTATGGATGCTGTTACTGATCCAGAAGAGAAGATGTTAGAAGGTGATCTTATTCCGCCAGATAGAGCAAGAAAATTTAATGCTCTTTATGTAGATAATGAAGAGGATAAGCATAATCCGTTAGTATCAATGGTACTTGCTACAGAGGAAATGTTAATAGGTTTACCACCAGCACTTGTTATTACTTCAGCATATGACAGTTTAAGAGCTGAAGCAGAAAAATATGCTATTATGATGGCACAAGCTGGCGTAGAAGTAAAGGTTAAGAGATTTTTAAATAGCAAACATGGATTTGTTATTAATTGCCAGCAAGAATTCGAAGAAGGTCAAAATCTAATTATAAAAACACTTAAACAAGGATTTTACAATCTATAA
- the dapA gene encoding 4-hydroxy-tetrahydrodipicolinate synthase: MFKPSGIIPALVTPLDEQGNLMENSLKKIIDYTLEAGVHGVFILGSTGEIYGLTDKQKQRVMEVTVEHVNGKVPVYAGAGEITTNNSIKTAQMAEKVGGISALSVITPYFISPTQDELIDHYTAIANSVKTPIILYGCDGRAHNSIMPETALKLSEVENIIGIKDSSGSSERMDKYLELTKGKEDFSVLCGIDTLIYHGLVNGTKGAIASSANIAPKISVGIYNAFMNGDLKKAEELQNKLVPLRNAYALATFPGLIKEAVQLVGIDVGVALKPVGAISNENRAKLAVVLKDLEVYNIK, from the coding sequence ATGTTTAAACCTAGTGGAATTATCCCTGCTTTAGTAACACCTTTAGATGAGCAAGGAAATTTAATGGAAAATTCATTGAAAAAAATTATTGATTATACTTTAGAAGCTGGAGTTCATGGAGTATTTATTTTAGGAAGTACTGGTGAAATCTATGGACTAACAGATAAACAAAAACAAAGAGTTATGGAAGTTACTGTTGAACATGTAAATGGGAAAGTACCAGTTTATGCAGGAGCTGGTGAAATTACGACTAATAATTCTATAAAAACTGCACAAATGGCAGAAAAAGTTGGAGGAATTTCAGCTCTTTCAGTAATAACTCCATATTTTATATCACCAACACAAGATGAGTTAATAGACCATTATACAGCTATAGCGAATTCGGTAAAAACACCAATAATTTTATATGGATGCGATGGTAGAGCTCATAACTCAATAATGCCAGAAACTGCTTTAAAATTATCAGAAGTAGAAAACATAATAGGTATAAAAGATAGTAGTGGAAGTTCTGAAAGAATGGATAAATATCTAGAACTTACAAAAGGTAAAGAAGATTTCTCAGTATTATGCGGAATAGACACATTAATCTATCATGGCTTAGTTAATGGAACTAAAGGAGCTATTGCATCAAGTGCTAATATTGCACCTAAGATATCTGTAGGAATTTATAATGCATTTATGAATGGAGACCTAAAAAAAGCTGAAGAATTACAAAATAAATTAGTACCACTTAGAAATGCTTATGCGCTTGCAACTTTCCCAGGACTTATAAAAGAAGCAGTACAATTAGTTGGAATTGATGTAGGGGTTGCCTTAAAACCAGTAGGAGCAATAAGCAATGAAAACCGTGCAAAATTAGCTGTAGTTTTAAAAGACTTAGAAGTTTATAACATAAAATAG
- a CDS encoding sigma 54-interacting transcriptional regulator, which yields MAKILFVLPLKELKNLVSKTIEEYNNYCISSFNEKVDLEIETVVQIFGEKIDVQQYNADIIVARGYTAVTLKKLHPDIPIVEIPITTMDVVSSAKKLQKKNINNEQIALIGFGDISLQANVASQICNMTITPCNYCYQNNILDIHKLIDEISTNGFKYIIGGMRMIEEANKKNLVSSFIECGRESIWLAIREAHHIAGIRRKERERAAHFETILNYSHEGIISADVNNKIIHINSSAGKILNIDTSTFIGTDLEKVIPDSKFSNILTDENDYSDELLTTKSGRIILNKAAISLGDEKIGNVITFQNINNIQNTEFKIRNKLYHKGLVAKYSFKQIIGESLSIKETMEKAKIFAKVPSNILIFGATGTGKELFAQSIHNYSNRRNGPFVAVNCAAIPENLIESEFFGYAPGAFTGASKDGKMGFFELAHEGTIFLDEISEIPFNLQGKLLRVIQESEVMRVGHDKIIPINIRIICATNKYLKILVKEGKFREDLYYRLCVLQLPLPPLRDRGQDVLLLANHFINTYCSNFKKSNIILPSEEQQLFLSYSWDGNIRELRNICEQLVVLNQTGVISAQEVSSILSTDKIKESTISLPNDSSLDKKTLEKDLIIKALRESNYKKAKAASLLGINRTTLWKKLKEYNIECKTTIL from the coding sequence ATGGCAAAAATCTTATTCGTTTTACCTTTGAAGGAACTAAAAAACTTAGTTTCAAAAACTATTGAAGAATATAATAATTATTGTATTTCTAGCTTTAATGAAAAAGTTGATTTAGAAATAGAAACAGTTGTACAAATATTTGGAGAAAAAATAGATGTACAACAATATAATGCAGATATTATTGTTGCTAGAGGTTATACAGCTGTAACTCTAAAAAAGCTTCACCCTGATATCCCCATAGTGGAAATTCCTATTACCACTATGGATGTAGTATCCTCTGCTAAAAAACTACAAAAGAAAAATATTAATAATGAGCAAATTGCATTAATAGGCTTTGGTGATATTTCTCTCCAAGCAAACGTTGCAAGCCAGATATGTAATATGACTATTACACCTTGTAATTATTGTTACCAAAATAATATACTAGATATTCATAAATTAATTGATGAAATTTCTACAAATGGCTTCAAGTATATTATAGGCGGCATGAGAATGATAGAAGAAGCTAATAAGAAAAATCTTGTTTCTTCATTTATTGAATGTGGACGAGAATCTATTTGGCTAGCAATAAGAGAAGCTCATCATATTGCTGGAATACGACGTAAAGAACGTGAACGAGCTGCTCATTTTGAAACTATTCTAAACTATTCCCATGAAGGAATTATTTCTGCAGATGTGAATAACAAAATTATTCATATTAATTCGTCTGCTGGTAAAATTTTAAATATAGACACCTCCACATTCATTGGGACTGACTTAGAAAAGGTTATTCCCGACTCAAAATTTTCAAATATACTAACCGATGAAAATGATTACTCTGATGAACTATTGACAACAAAAAGCGGTCGGATTATCTTAAATAAAGCTGCCATATCCCTTGGAGACGAAAAAATAGGTAATGTTATCACCTTTCAAAATATTAATAATATCCAAAATACTGAATTCAAAATAAGAAACAAACTTTATCATAAAGGACTTGTTGCAAAATATTCATTTAAGCAGATTATAGGTGAAAGCCTTTCCATAAAGGAAACAATGGAAAAAGCTAAAATCTTTGCGAAAGTTCCTTCTAATATTCTAATTTTCGGTGCTACCGGAACTGGCAAAGAACTTTTTGCTCAAAGTATACATAACTATAGCAACAGAAGAAATGGACCTTTTGTAGCTGTAAACTGTGCTGCTATACCTGAAAATCTTATAGAAAGTGAATTCTTTGGATATGCACCCGGAGCATTTACTGGCGCTTCTAAGGATGGAAAAATGGGTTTTTTTGAACTTGCCCATGAAGGCACTATATTTTTGGATGAAATTTCCGAAATTCCTTTTAATCTACAAGGAAAACTGCTTCGAGTTATTCAGGAAAGTGAAGTTATGCGTGTTGGACATGATAAAATAATTCCAATAAACATTAGAATTATTTGTGCAACTAATAAATATTTGAAAATTCTCGTTAAGGAAGGAAAATTTAGAGAAGACTTATATTACAGATTATGTGTTTTGCAACTACCGCTTCCTCCTCTTCGTGATCGTGGACAGGATGTCTTATTGCTCGCTAACCACTTTATAAACACATATTGCTCTAATTTTAAAAAAAGCAATATAATTTTACCCTCTGAGGAACAGCAACTATTTTTAAGCTATTCATGGGATGGTAATATTAGAGAACTTAGAAATATATGTGAGCAGTTAGTAGTTTTAAATCAAACTGGAGTAATTTCTGCACAGGAGGTTTCCTCAATACTTTCAACTGATAAAATTAAAGAGAGTACAATTTCTTTACCAAATGATTCTTCTTTAGATAAAAAAACACTTGAAAAAGACTTAATTATAAAAGCACTTAGAGAAAGCAATTACAAAAAAGCAAAAGCGGCATCACTTCTTGGTATAAATCGTACTACACTTTGGAAAAAATTAAAAGAATATAACATTGAATGCAAAACAACTATTTTATGA
- the garR gene encoding 2-hydroxy-3-oxopropionate reductase: MKIGFIGLGIMGKPMSKNLVKAGHELLINDRNKETLKELKALGAEVCTTNKEIAEKCDVVITMLPNSPNVKDVVFGENGLIEGAHKGLTLIDMSSIAPLASREIGAALLEKGVEMLDAPVSGGEPKAIDGTISVMVGGKQEIFDKYLDLMKAMAGSVVRVGEIGAGNIAKLCNQTIVAINIAAVSEALVLAQKAGVSPELVYNAIRGGLAGSTVLDAKAPLIMDRKFDPGFRINLHIKDLNNVIETSHGIGVPLPLTTAVREMMEFLKVDGHEMEDHSSLVKYYEKLANTEVHR; the protein is encoded by the coding sequence ATGAAAATAGGATTTATAGGACTTGGAATCATGGGAAAACCTATGAGTAAAAATTTAGTAAAGGCTGGTCATGAGTTATTAATTAATGATCGTAATAAAGAGACTTTAAAAGAATTAAAGGCACTTGGAGCAGAAGTTTGTACAACTAATAAAGAAATAGCAGAAAAATGTGATGTAGTTATAACAATGCTACCAAATTCACCAAACGTTAAAGACGTAGTTTTTGGAGAAAATGGATTAATTGAAGGAGCACATAAAGGATTAACTCTAATAGATATGAGTTCAATTGCACCACTTGCATCAAGAGAAATTGGGGCAGCATTATTAGAAAAAGGTGTTGAAATGTTAGATGCACCAGTAAGCGGAGGAGAACCAAAAGCTATAGATGGAACAATTTCTGTTATGGTTGGAGGAAAGCAAGAAATTTTTGATAAATATCTTGACTTGATGAAAGCAATGGCTGGTTCTGTAGTAAGAGTTGGAGAAATTGGTGCTGGTAATATAGCAAAACTTTGTAATCAAACTATAGTAGCTATAAATATAGCAGCTGTATCAGAAGCTTTAGTATTAGCTCAAAAAGCTGGAGTTAGTCCAGAACTTGTTTACAATGCAATCAGAGGAGGTCTTGCTGGAAGTACAGTTTTAGATGCAAAAGCACCTTTAATTATGGATAGAAAATTTGATCCAGGATTCAGAATAAATCTTCATATAAAAGATTTAAATAATGTAATAGAAACTTCTCATGGAATAGGGGTTCCACTACCATTAACAACTGCTGTACGTGAAATGATGGAATTCTTAAAGGTCGATGGACATGAAATGGAAGACCACTCAAGCTTAGTAAAATACTATGAAAAATTAGCGAACACTGAAGTTCATAGATAA
- a CDS encoding MBL fold metallo-hydrolase produces the protein MTIREQYENRLKQKKEIRNHPMGRVLLDQESRYMEPFKIYGNVYYVGDSWVCVHIVDTGDGLLMIDAGNCGATDMLIHTIWSSGFNPADIKWIVLSHGHVDHVGGVNFMRKMFGSKVYLGEPDALMFKEHPELSYIQDSANIGDSIFEPDEIIHDGDIKKFGNTEIQFYMVPGHTMGTIACFFNIFDGAEVKRAGYYGGFGFNTLQKNYLIEIGDIEYKNRQIYLNSLDKVRNENVDVFLGNHTNNNNLIEKVAYLKEHPDENPFVDTAEWGKYLDEKRDSLVEFMADPKNN, from the coding sequence ATGACTATACGTGAACAATATGAAAATCGGTTGAAACAAAAAAAGGAGATTAGAAATCACCCTATGGGACGTGTATTGCTCGATCAGGAGAGTAGATATATGGAGCCTTTCAAAATATATGGTAATGTTTATTATGTTGGTGATAGCTGGGTATGTGTCCATATTGTTGATACTGGTGATGGACTTTTAATGATTGATGCAGGCAACTGTGGTGCCACAGATATGCTGATACATACAATTTGGTCATCAGGATTTAATCCAGCTGATATTAAATGGATTGTACTTTCTCATGGACATGTGGATCATGTTGGTGGAGTTAATTTTATGCGCAAAATGTTTGGAAGTAAGGTATATCTTGGAGAACCAGATGCTCTAATGTTCAAAGAACATCCAGAGCTTTCTTATATTCAGGATAGTGCTAATATTGGTGATTCAATCTTTGAACCTGATGAGATTATTCATGATGGAGATATAAAAAAATTTGGAAATACTGAAATTCAATTTTATATGGTTCCTGGACATACTATGGGTACAATTGCTTGTTTCTTCAATATTTTTGATGGAGCAGAAGTAAAACGGGCAGGTTATTATGGAGGTTTTGGTTTCAACACTCTTCAAAAAAATTACCTTATTGAAATTGGAGATATAGAATATAAGAACAGACAAATTTATCTGAATTCGCTAGATAAAGTCCGAAATGAGAATGTAGATGTATTTCTAGGAAACCACACAAATAACAATAATCTTATAGAAAAGGTAGCTTATTTGAAAGAACATCCTGATGAAAATCCATTTGTGGATACTGCTGAATGGGGGAAATACTTGGATGAAAAAAGAGATTCTTTGGTTGAGTTTATGGCAGATCCTAAGAACAACTAA
- a CDS encoding enolase C-terminal domain-like protein — MATPKIVKMEAYQVAGHDCMLLNLSGAHGAYFTRNIVILTDDSGNEGVGEVPGGEKIYKVLKDSEKFIVGSSIGDYRNTLNKIRDEFNDDSDVRGLQTFDLRTTIHVVTAVETALLDLLGKYLDVPVCALLGDGQQRDKVKMLGYLFYVADRKKTNLPYVSEENSSDEWYRVRHEEAMTPEAVVKLAEASNAKYGFTDFKLKGGVLEGKEEIKAIKALKERFPDARITLDPNGAWSLKEAISLCKDMHGILTYCEDPCGAENGYSGREIMAEFKKATGLPTATNMINTDWREMGHSVILNSVDIPLADCHFWTMQGTVRVAQLCNEWGLTWGSHSNNHFDISLAMITHTAAAAPGNITAIDTHWIWQEGYDRLTKEPLQIKDGFVEVPKKPGLGVEIDREQIMKAHKLYMDNNLGARDDAEGMQFLIPGWKFNNKKPSLVR, encoded by the coding sequence ATGGCTACACCTAAAATAGTTAAAATGGAAGCTTATCAAGTTGCAGGACATGATTGTATGTTATTAAATTTAAGTGGAGCACATGGAGCATATTTCACTAGAAATATTGTTATATTAACAGATGATAGTGGAAATGAAGGTGTTGGAGAAGTTCCAGGTGGAGAAAAAATATATAAAGTACTAAAGGATTCAGAAAAATTTATTGTAGGATCATCAATTGGAGATTATAGAAATACTTTAAATAAAATAAGAGATGAATTTAATGATGACTCAGATGTGAGAGGATTGCAAACGTTTGATTTAAGAACAACTATCCATGTTGTTACAGCTGTAGAAACAGCGTTACTTGATCTACTTGGAAAATATTTAGATGTACCAGTTTGTGCATTACTTGGGGATGGACAACAAAGAGATAAAGTTAAAATGTTGGGATATCTTTTCTATGTTGCTGATAGAAAAAAGACAAATTTACCTTATGTTAGTGAAGAAAATAGTTCAGATGAATGGTATAGAGTTCGTCATGAAGAAGCTATGACACCTGAAGCTGTTGTAAAATTAGCTGAAGCTTCAAACGCAAAATATGGATTCACTGATTTCAAATTAAAGGGTGGAGTATTAGAAGGAAAGGAAGAAATTAAAGCAATAAAAGCTTTAAAAGAACGTTTCCCAGATGCTAGAATTACTCTTGATCCAAATGGAGCATGGTCATTAAAAGAAGCAATCAGTCTTTGTAAAGATATGCATGGAATTTTAACTTATTGTGAAGACCCATGTGGAGCTGAAAACGGATATTCAGGTCGTGAAATTATGGCTGAATTTAAAAAAGCAACAGGACTTCCAACAGCTACTAATATGATTAATACTGATTGGAGAGAAATGGGACACTCTGTAATATTAAATTCAGTAGATATTCCACTTGCAGATTGTCATTTCTGGACTATGCAAGGAACTGTACGTGTAGCTCAATTATGTAATGAATGGGGATTAACTTGGGGATCACATTCAAATAATCACTTTGATATATCTTTAGCTATGATTACTCATACAGCAGCAGCAGCGCCAGGAAATATAACAGCAATAGATACTCATTGGATTTGGCAAGAAGGATACGACAGATTAACTAAGGAACCATTACAAATTAAAGATGGATTTGTAGAAGTACCTAAGAAACCAGGTCTTGGAGTTGAAATTGATAGAGAACAAATTATGAAAGCTCATAAATTATACATGGATAATAATCTAGGAGCTAGAGATGATGCAGAAGGAATGCAATTTTTAATTCCAGGTTGGAAATTTAATAACAAGAAACCTAGCCTAGTTAGATAA
- a CDS encoding MFS transporter, producing the protein MELNVNKIPKARWFRIIPIILVANLVQWIDKSVISFALPGGMMKDLGMTASMSGLLGTVFSIGYLFLQIPGGNLAAKGKSKKLLGATMFGWTVVLYLLGSCNTSTEALIYRFLLGFCEGAIMPALITIVANWFPNEERGRATAALLASASISQIVAGPMSATILVGHSWRYLFHFAAAISLVLLILWMLFLVERPVDAKWLSEEERDYLLTKLEAEKINKKTTEKAPLLEILKDKNLWKLCCIYLFSSLGTLGLAFWMPTIIKSITKTGMTQTGWLSVIPNIAVLIGVLSIGAISDKTQKRRLFAGMCPIMFSGFLLLAMILQGSPWVSFGILCFACLFLQGTGTNIMVMLPRLMSPEKAGSARGILNMASNAGGLIAPLAIGYIQDSTGNMQLSWYLIFGFCVIGLLISLTLPKQLNEPATK; encoded by the coding sequence ATGGAGTTAAATGTAAATAAAATTCCTAAAGCACGTTGGTTTAGAATTATACCAATAATATTAGTTGCCAATTTGGTTCAATGGATTGATAAGTCAGTTATTAGTTTTGCTTTGCCAGGTGGTATGATGAAAGACTTGGGAATGACTGCAAGTATGTCTGGACTGTTAGGTACAGTTTTTTCTATAGGGTATCTATTTCTACAAATTCCAGGTGGTAATTTAGCTGCAAAAGGTAAGTCGAAAAAATTACTTGGGGCAACAATGTTTGGATGGACAGTAGTACTATATCTTTTAGGATCATGTAATACTAGTACTGAAGCATTAATTTATAGGTTTCTTTTAGGTTTTTGTGAAGGGGCAATTATGCCAGCATTAATTACAATTGTGGCAAATTGGTTTCCTAATGAAGAAAGAGGAAGAGCTACAGCAGCTCTTTTAGCTAGTGCTTCTATTTCTCAAATTGTAGCGGGACCTATGTCAGCAACGATATTAGTAGGTCATAGCTGGAGATATCTTTTCCATTTTGCAGCAGCAATATCTTTAGTTTTACTTATTTTATGGATGTTATTTCTTGTAGAACGTCCAGTAGATGCTAAGTGGTTAAGTGAAGAAGAAAGAGATTATTTACTTACAAAATTAGAAGCAGAGAAAATAAATAAGAAAACTACTGAAAAAGCACCATTATTAGAAATTCTAAAAGATAAAAATTTATGGAAATTATGCTGTATATATTTATTTTCATCATTAGGTACGTTAGGATTAGCATTTTGGATGCCAACAATCATAAAAAGCATAACTAAAACAGGAATGACTCAAACAGGATGGCTTAGTGTGATTCCAAACATAGCAGTATTAATTGGTGTTTTATCAATTGGTGCTATATCTGATAAGACTCAGAAGAGAAGACTTTTTGCTGGTATGTGTCCAATAATGTTTTCAGGATTTTTACTATTAGCAATGATATTACAAGGTAGTCCATGGGTTTCTTTTGGAATATTATGCTTTGCATGTTTATTTCTTCAAGGCACAGGAACAAATATAATGGTAATGTTACCAAGATTAATGTCGCCTGAAAAAGCTGGAAGTGCAAGAGGAATATTAAATATGGCGTCTAATGCAGGAGGTCTAATTGCACCATTAGCTATTGGATACATCCAAGATAGTACTGGAAATATGCAATTAAGCTGGTATTTAATTTTTGGATTCTGTGTTATAGGATTACTAATTTCATTAACACTTCCTAAACAATTAAATGAACCTGCAACAAAATAG
- the bla gene encoding metallo-beta-lactamase — MKENINVKLNNPRDLLIQGCERPWEVAVEPFKVAPHVYYVGNSWVGAYLIETSEGLILIDTTMHNQVYLVLESIRKLGFDPKDIKIILLSHAHYDHCGGLRPIKEYTGAKLYMGKEDEYFLTERPDLIYTEGYAFGSFKPDEYYDDNKSIILGDMTINTLHTPGHTPGTTSFFFDDKDEEGNVYHCGMHGGIGVNTLNDETIQSNGWPISMRDDFLNGLLKVRNMKIDIALGSHPNQTNMLALVDKITDTFNPFFDEFVWGKFIDGRIEMIKKIIETSKLSN; from the coding sequence ATGAAAGAAAATATAAATGTTAAATTAAATAATCCACGAGATTTACTTATTCAAGGTTGTGAAAGACCATGGGAAGTAGCAGTAGAACCTTTTAAGGTTGCACCACACGTATATTATGTGGGAAACAGCTGGGTAGGAGCATATTTAATTGAAACAAGTGAAGGATTAATACTTATAGATACAACTATGCATAATCAAGTATATCTTGTACTAGAAAGCATAAGAAAACTTGGCTTTGATCCTAAGGATATAAAGATAATTTTATTAAGCCATGCACATTATGATCACTGTGGAGGATTACGTCCAATTAAAGAGTATACTGGAGCAAAATTATATATGGGCAAAGAAGATGAGTATTTCTTAACAGAAAGACCAGATTTAATCTACACAGAAGGTTATGCTTTTGGAAGCTTTAAACCAGATGAATATTATGATGATAATAAATCAATAATACTTGGAGATATGACAATTAATACTCTTCATACACCAGGACATACACCAGGTACCACATCATTCTTCTTTGATGATAAAGATGAAGAAGGTAATGTATATCACTGTGGTATGCATGGGGGAATTGGGGTAAATACATTAAATGATGAAACTATTCAAAGTAACGGATGGCCTATTTCTATGAGAGATGATTTTTTAAATGGTCTTTTGAAGGTAAGAAATATGAAAATTGATATTGCCCTTGGCTCACATCCAAATCAAACTAATATGCTTGCCCTAGTAGATAAAATTACTGATACTTTCAATCCATTTTTTGATGAATTTGTATGGGGAAAATTTATAGATGGAAGAATTGAAATGATAAAGAAAATAATTGAAACGTCTAAATTAAGCAATTAG
- a CDS encoding glycerate kinase produces the protein MKIVIAPDSFKGSLTALEVASAIEEGLNKYSKDFIIEKVPMADGGEGTVESLVSLTNGETIIVEVKDPLMRDIKGFYGLLGDKKTAVIEMAAASGLPLLEQNERNPLIASTYGTGQLIKDALDRGCKSFIIGIGGSATNDGGTGMLKALGVKFLNKDSKELQDGAIELDQLYKIDMTNFDKRIIECNIKIACDVENPLCGENGASFIFGAQKGADKQMMKVLDEKLHHYGEILENTFDMNVINVPGAGAAGGMGAAFIAVIKAELERGIDIIIRESKLSEKLKDCDLVFTGEGKIDYQTKFGKTPFGVASEAKKKNIPVIALAGSIGEGTESLYEVGFDGIFSIIDKPMELDEAIKNGSELVKEAAYRIINLYMSNEKKIK, from the coding sequence ATGAAAATAGTTATAGCACCTGATTCGTTCAAAGGGAGTTTAACAGCTCTTGAGGTAGCAAGCGCTATAGAAGAGGGGCTTAATAAATATAGTAAAGATTTTATAATTGAAAAAGTACCCATGGCAGATGGTGGGGAAGGAACAGTTGAATCTTTAGTTTCACTTACAAATGGAGAAACAATAATTGTAGAAGTAAAAGATCCACTTATGAGAGACATAAAAGGATTTTATGGTTTATTAGGTGATAAAAAGACAGCTGTAATTGAGATGGCAGCTGCATCAGGATTACCACTTTTAGAGCAAAATGAAAGAAACCCTCTTATAGCTTCTACATATGGAACAGGTCAATTGATAAAGGATGCATTAGATAGAGGCTGTAAAAGTTTCATAATTGGAATAGGTGGAAGTGCCACAAACGATGGTGGAACAGGAATGCTTAAAGCTTTAGGAGTTAAATTCCTAAATAAAGATAGCAAGGAACTTCAAGATGGAGCCATTGAGTTAGATCAGTTATATAAAATTGATATGACAAACTTTGATAAAAGGATTATAGAATGTAACATAAAAATTGCTTGTGATGTTGAAAATCCCCTTTGTGGAGAAAATGGAGCCTCATTCATATTTGGTGCGCAAAAAGGTGCAGATAAACAAATGATGAAAGTTTTAGATGAAAAATTACATCACTATGGAGAAATATTAGAAAATACATTTGATATGAATGTGATTAATGTTCCAGGAGCTGGAGCAGCAGGAGGCATGGGAGCTGCATTTATTGCAGTAATTAAAGCTGAATTAGAACGTGGAATAGATATTATTATTAGAGAAAGTAAGCTTAGTGAAAAATTAAAAGATTGTGATTTGGTTTTTACAGGGGAAGGCAAAATAGATTATCAAACTAAATTTGGAAAAACACCTTTTGGTGTAGCGAGTGAAGCAAAGAAAAAAAATATACCAGTAATTGCCCTTGCAGGCTCAATAGGGGAAGGTACGGAATCATTATATGAAGTGGGATTTGATGGTATATTTAGCATAATAGATAAACCTATGGAATTAGATGAAGCAATTAAAAATGGTTCAGAACTTGTTAAAGAGGCAGCATATAGAATAATAAATTTATATATGAGTAATGAAAAAAAAATTAAGTAA